The segment TGTtgctgcaaagtttgttggaatcagtaagattcattagacacatattaacaacaattcttctttaagaaaaatatttcgtattttttttaaaaaaaaaaatatgtttctgattctagtttcgctactagttttaattttctagttgtgaaaatgttcttaaactttgttttcttacaaagatgttcaaagttttgttctacgtatgtttggaatacaagatgaacaacactATGTCCATCCGAAATCTTCTGGTAGGGAACCGATGGCATGGTCTAGTTTGTCTATCAGGCAAGGTTTAGGAGGGGGTGCCTGTGGTTTCAACAGCTTATGCTCAGTAGGAACTGATCAGAGGCCAAGATGTGATTGTCCACTTGGGTATATCTTGGATGATCCGAATGATAAATTAGGCAGCTGCGGACAAAATTTTCCCGAGCAAAACTGTAACCTTGAAGCGCGAGAAGTTGAGTCTTTCACATTCCACGAAATGTTGGATACTGACTGGCCTGACTCTGATTATGAGTCTCCCCGGGATGTTTCAGAGGATTGCTGCAGAGAGAATTGTTTGAGTGATTGCTTTTGTGCTGTTGCCATTTACAGTGATGACAATGTTTGTTGGAAGAAAAGGTATCCTCTTTCAAATGGGAGAGTAGGTCCAACGATCGGAGGGAAGACTTTGATAAAAATAAGGAAAGAGAACTCCACAGTGTGGGAATCGCCAAATgttgaaatacaaataaaagaaaaatcaatctACTCTGATCATTTCTGGTTCTGTGATGTTGGCAAGTTCAGTTTTCATGAATTTAATCTTATTTCTTTCGGCACTTGTGTACCTTTTTATGCTTAAAGGGAAAAAACGAAAGAGAATTGCACCGTATTCAGCTGTTCCGGGAGTGAACTTAAGAAGTTTTAGCTACAAAGAGCTAGAACAAGCTACAAATGGATTCAGGGAAGAGTTAAGAACTGGTACTTACTCAACAGTTTACAAAGCCGTTCATCATAACATGGTAacagaaggagaaggagaagtaTTTGAAG is part of the Solanum lycopersicum chromosome 1, SLM_r2.1 genome and harbors:
- the LOC101261648 gene encoding G-type lectin S-receptor-like serine/threonine-protein kinase LECRK4 — translated: MAWSSLSIRQGLGGGACGFNSLCSVGTDQRPRCDCPLGYILDDPNDKLGSCGQNFPEQNCNLEAREVESFTFHEMLDTDWPDSDYESPRDVSEDCCRENCLSDCFCAVAIYSDDNVCWKKRYPLSNGRVGPTIGGKTLIKIRKENSTVWESPNVEIQIKEKSIYSDHFWFCDVGKKRKRIAPYSAVPGVNLRSFSYKELEQATNGFREELRTGTYSTVYKAVHHNMVTEGEGEVFEAEVNSISTTNHKNLVQLLGFCNEGQHRLLVYEHMKTGSIAHLLFKDSRLSWSKRVQVAIDTAKGLCYLHEEYSTQIIHCDIKPQNMLLDENLTAKIADFGMAKLLKDIRLKQQLGYVEPKDT